A genome region from Vespa velutina chromosome 18, iVesVel2.1, whole genome shotgun sequence includes the following:
- the LOC124955559 gene encoding uncharacterized protein LOC124955559, with the protein MKILLCIISCMSLCLTLSQGYRILGIFPYKVKSHFIMFESLMKGLAKKGHQVDAIGPFPLKKSFVNYTDLVVISQEINFVNNVSYDIASKLTMIDVLSTIGGYQLCECLEHPKIQKLIHNPPKDPPYDVVLIEVLAAHCFAIFGHILNVPVIGVSTANYLWLSSFLENPQNLAIFPNNLLHFNSPMNFWQRTYNFLHSVFNKMYFNHLTKYQDEQIRKYVGPNLPSVRQMEQNISIILMNSYFTMDGIRPLTQAYVEVGGLHVQDDGSKLSPELQKWCDESKDGFIYFTFGSMVKIESFPRKILDIFYKSFEKISPVNILMKIPNPKELPPGLPKNVHISSWMPQLKVLQHPNVKAFITHGGLMGTQEAISCGVPMIGIPIFGDQFANVINYVKQNIAIKLDYENLSQDEMDAALNTILYNSTYRETSRKVAQKFMDRPLKAIDTANYWIEYIVKYGWDALRSPAMDLNWWENDLLDIYTFLLLIIVIIIYITIRLIRMFLSIILSNPNINVSPMKKIINEFIWNLFLSMHSTDVKFVVTFERSTRLHADINKISKVLSMITRSNIPIFTISKYIFNYVSQFFIDIEMSILLIYNKVNILIGIILVEKKKKLTVNGKRIQTKCYLGRLSLLTEYSCYEKMKALLCIIFCIYLCLTLSHGYRILGIFSYHGKSHFIMFESLMKGLAKKGHQVDVISTYPLKKPFVNYTDLVVIPLEINIVNNMSYNIARKFSMVEITTTVCGNNLCEHLANPKIQELIHNPPKNPPYDVVLIEVLAAHCFAIFGHLLNVPVIGISSSILYPWQNQYIGNPENFAIFPNTLLHFKNPMNFLQRTYNFLYIFFNKIYFDHLTKYQDEQIRKYVGPNLPSVRQLEKNISMILVNSYFTVDRIRPLTQAYVEIGGLHVQDDGSKLSPELQKWCDESKDGFIYFTFGSMVKIESFPRKILDIFYKSFEKISPVNILMKIPNPKELPPGLPKNVHILPWIPQLKVLQHPNVKAFITHGGLMGTQEAISCGVPMIGIPIFCDQFANIANYVEKNIAIKLDYENLSQDEMDAALNTILYNSTYREAARKVAQKFMDRPLKAIDTANYWIEYIVKYGWDALRSPAMDLNWWENNLLDVYIFLLLIIIIIIYITIRLILMLLNMIISKTNNNFSLVKKMS; encoded by the exons atgaagattttACTATGCATTATTTCGTGTATGAGTTTGTGTCTTACGTTATCCCAAGGATATAGAATccttggaatatttccatataAAGTGAAAAGTCATTTTATTATGTTCGAAAGTTTAATGAAAGGTCTCGCTAAGAAGGGTCATCAGGTTGATGCAATTGGTCCGTTCCCACTGAAAAAATCATTCGTCAATTATACAGATTTAGTTGTGATATCACAAGAAATCAATTTTGTCAATAATGTTTCGTACGATATCGCAAGTAAACTGACAATGATAGATGTATTGTCAACCATAGGTGGCTATCAGCTTTGTGAATGCTTGGAACATCCAAAAATCCAAAAACTAATTCACAATCCTCCAAAGGATCCACCTTATGACGTAGTTCTGATAGAG GTTCTTGCTGCTCATTGTTTTGCTATATTTGGACATATTCTTAATGTACCAGTGATCGGTGTCAGTACTGCAAATTATTTATGGCTCAGTTCTTTCTTAGAAAATCCCCAAAATTTGGCCATCTTTCCCAATAATTTATTGCACTTTAACAGTCCAATGAACTTTTGGCAACGAACGTACAACTTTCTACACAGTGTCTTCAACAAAATGTACTTCAATCATTTGACCAAATATCAAGATgaacaaataagaaagtaCGTCGGTCCGAATTTACCGAGTGTGCGACAAATGgaacaaaatatttccataattTTGATGAACTCATATTTTACTATGGACGGAATTAGACCTTTAACGCAGGCCTACGTCGAAGTCGGTGGATTACATGTTCAAGATGACGGCTCGAAATTATCACCT GAGCTACAGAAATGGTGTGACGAGAGCAAAGATGGTTTTATCTATTTCACGTTTGGTTCAATGGTCAAGATCGAATCATTTCCAAGAAAGATTCTcgatatattctataaatctttcgaaaagaTATCGCCAGTAAATATTCTAATGAAAATTCCAAATCCCAAAGAGTTACCACCTGGTTTGCCGAAGAACGTTCACATTTCGTCGTGGATGCCGCAATTAAAAGTTTTAC aacatCCAAACGTGAAGGCATTTATTACTCATGGTGGTCTTATGGGAACACAGGAAGCCATTTCATGCGGCGTTCCAATGATCGGAATACCTATTTTCGGTGACCAATTTGCAAATGTCATTAATTATGTGAAGCaaaatattgcaataaaaCTAGACTACGAAAATTTGTCGCAAGATGAAATGGACGCTgcattaaatacaattttatataattccaCATACAG agAGACTTCACGTAAAGTCGCACAAAAATTTATGGATAGGCCATTGAAGGCAATCGATACGGCTAATTATTGGATTGAATATATCGTGAAATACGGATGGGACGCACTCCGTTCACCGGCCATGGACTTGAATTGGTGGGAGAACGATCTTttagacatatatacattcttaTTGTtgattatagttatcatcATTTACATAACAATTCGATTAATTAGAATGTTTCTAAGCATAATTTTATCTAACCCAAATATTAACGTTTCACCCATGAAGAAGAT cataaatgaatttatttggAATTTGTTCCTATCAATGCATTCAACAGATGTTAAATTTGTGGTGACGTTTGAAAGATCAACTCGACTTCATGCTGATatcaat AAAATAAGTAAGGTTTTATCTATGATAACTCGTAGTAATATTCCAATATTTACTATTTCCAAATATATCTTCAATTATGTATCccaattttttatcgatatagaaATGAGCATTCTATTGATTTACAACAA agtTAATATACTGATAGGTATTATattggtagaaaaaaaaaaaaaattaactgtAAATGGGAAAAGAATTCAAACTAAATGTTATCTTGGAAGGTTATCACTTCTGACCGAATATTCATGTTAC gaaaaaatgaaagcgttactatgcattattttttgtatttacttATGTTTAACGTTATCTCACGGATATAGAATTCTCggaattttttcatatcatgGAAAAAGTCATTTTATCATGTTCGAAAGTTTGATGAAAGGTCTCGCTAAGAAGGGTCATCAAGTCGATGTAATTAGTACGTACCCATTGAAAAAACCATTCGTTAATTATACCGATTTGGTTGTAATACCAttggaaataaatattgtcaATAACATGTCATACAATATCGCAAGGAAATTCTCCATGGTGGAGATTACCACAACCGTATGTGGTAATAATCTTTGTGAACACTTGGCAAATCCAAAAATTCAGGAACTAATACACAATCCTCCGAAGAATCCACCCTATGACGTCGTTCTGATAGAG GTTCTTGCTGCCCATTGTTTTGCCATATTCGGACATCTTCTGAACGTACCAGTGATCGGTATCAGTTCTTCCATTCTCTATCCATGGCAAAATCAATATATTGGAAATCCCGAAAATTTCGCCATCTTTCCTAATACTTTATTGCATTTTAAAAATCCAATGAATTTTTTGCAACGAACGTACAACTTTCTATACATTTTCTTCAACAAAATATACTTCGATCATTTGACGAAATATCAAGACgaacaaataagaaagtaCGTCGGTCCGAATTTACCGAGTGTGCGACAAttggaaaagaatatttcaatgattctAGTGAACTCATATTTTACTGTGGACCGAATCAGACCATTAACGCAGGCCTACGTCGAAATCGGTGGATTGCACGTTCAAGATGACGGCTCAAAATTATCACCT GAGCTACAGAAATGGTGTGACGAGAGCAAAGATGGTTTTATCTATTTCACGTTTGGTTCAATGGTCAAGATCGAATCATTTCCAAGAAAGATTCTcgatatattctataaatctttcgaaaagaTATCGCCAGTAAATATTCTAATGAAAATTCCAAATCCCAAAGAGTTACCACCTGGTTTGCCGAAGAACGTTCACATTTTGCCGTGGATACCGCAATTGAAGGTTTTAC aacatCCAAACGTGAAGGCATTTATTACTCATGGTGGTCTTATGGGAACACAGGAGGCCATTTCATGCGGCGTTCCAATGATCGGAATACCTATCTTCTGCGACCAATTTGCAAATATCGCCAATTACGTGGAAAAGAATATTGCAATAAAACTAGACTACGAAAATTTGTCGCAAGATGAAATGGACGCTgcattaaatacaattttatataattccaCATACAG gGAGGCTGCACGTAAGGTCGCACAAAAATTTATGGATAGGCCATTGAAGGCAATCGACACCGCTAATTATTGGATTGAATATATCGTGAAATACGGATGGGACGCACTCCGTTCACCGGCCATGGACTTGAATTGGTGGGAGAACAATCttttagatgtatatatattcttattgttgattataattatcatcatttacATAACAATTCGATTAATACTAATGCTTCTTAACATGATAATATCAAAgacaaataacaatttttcacTAGTAAAAAAGATGTcgtaa